Genomic window (Planctomycetia bacterium):
TGATGTTGTCGTCGCCGGCGCCGCCTAGAATCACGTCATTGCCGGCCTCTCCGCGGATCAAGTCGGCGTGATCGCCGCCATTGATTGTGTCCGCATCATCACCGCCGTAAATCCGGTCGTCGCCGGCGCCGCCCCAGATGTCGTCGCGCCCTGCGCGTCCAAAGATCAGGTCATTCCCTTCGTCGCCAACCAGCCAGTCGTCACCGTCGTCGCCGTCGAGGAAATCATCACCAAGTCCGCCGTAGATCTCGTCACGGTCCAATCCGCCGAAGAGCCGGTCATTGCCGTCGTCGCCGCGCAGCACGTCGAAGCCTGCATCGCCCCAGATTTCGTCGTCGCCGCTCAGGCCACGCAATACATCGTTGCCAAGCCCGCCGCGCAGCAAGTCGTCCAGAGGTCCGCCCGTGAGGAGATCGTTGCCGTCGCCGCCGAAGAGTTGACTGGTCCCTTCGTCGCCGCGGAGGTCGTCGTTCCCGGCGCCGCCCCAGAGAATGTCGTCGCCATCTCTGCCAAGCAACAGATCGTCGCCGTCGTCTCCATTCAGCGCGTCGTCCCCCGCGCCACCGTCCAGCGTGTCGTCTCCGGCGCCGCCGTCGAGCCGATCGGCGCCGTCCTCGCCGTAGAGTTCATCTCGATCCAGCCCGCCGTCGAGCGCATCATTTCCGTCGCCCCCTCGCAGCACGTCGAAGCCGGCTTCGCCCCAGATTTCGTCGTTGCCGCCTGAGCCGCGCAGCACGTCGTTGCCTGCGC
Coding sequences:
- a CDS encoding calcium-binding protein — translated: MGREGNDVLSGGAGNDDLRDDDGFNQLFGDDGNDLLSGGPLADFLRGGAGNDVLRGSGGNDEIWGEAGFDVLRGGDGNDALDGGLDRDELYGEDGADRLDGGAGDDTLDGGAGDDALNGDDGDDLLLGRDGDDILWGGAGNDDLRGDEGTSQLFGGDGNDLLTGGPLDDLLRGGLGNDVLRGLSGDDEIWGDAGFDVLRGDDGNDRLFGGLDRDEIYGGLGDDFLDGDDGDDWLVGDEGNDLIFGRAGRDDIWGGAGDDRIYGGDDADTINGGDHADLIRGEAGNDVILGGAGDDNINGDDGHDDIQGNDGNDELMGGRGNDTVRGGWGLDHIRGLDGD